CCCTCAAGGGCCAGATCGGCTACCTGCTCAAGCAGCTCGGCAGCGCCAAGGCCGTGGCGTCGGAGATCGGGGTCACCGCCGACTCCGTGAACAGGTACCGGCGCGGCGCCCGCAAGCACGCCCGCGCCGACGTCGCCGCGAAGATCGACGACGCCGTACGGCAGCGGTGGCAGCCCATGGTGCGCAAGCGCCGACAGAAGAAGGCCGCCACCACCACCGGAATCACCGTGGAGACGAGGGCCCGGTTCGGCTACACCGCGCCGGTCGGCACGACCGACGACGGACGGTTCCGGCGACTCACCGTGCACCTCCCCCCGCGCTACGCACAACGCCTCTTCGACGCCCGCAACACAGGCGCCAGCGACCAGCAGATGCGCGGAATCATCGCCGAGGGACTCAAAGAGATCTACTTCCAAGACGGCGGAGGCCGCGCCACAGGACTCTCCGGCGTCACCCTCAACGACATCGACTACCTCGACCTCGACTACTGACCTGACACCGGCCGCGGGCCCGGCACCTGCTCGTGTGGCGGTGGGGATCGCCGCCTCGGTCGGCACGGTGCCCAATAGCCGACGTCTGTGGGTGTTGTCCCGAACTGCGTGGAAGGGGCGGCCAAGTACGGAAGACATGAGGTCACCGGCCGCAGGGTGCCGCCCTGCAAGCTGCTTGAAGGGATGGATGTGGGTGAGATCGCGCAGGGGCTGGAGCGTGCGTTGCGCACTCGGTCGGTTCCCGCGAGCACCGAGGCCCGTCTGCGGTTCCTGCTCGCGGTGCACCGGGGTTCCACCCCCCGCCGGGTCCTGCGCAGATCCGGGCGATCGAGGCGGCGGTCCTGGAGCGGTGGCAGCCGCGGATCCGGGCCCGGCTGCAGGCAAGAGCGGAGGCGGAGGGCGTCATCCTGCACACCAGAGCGCGGTTCGGGTTCGCTGTGGCGGTGGGGCCTCGGACGATCCGCGGGAGCTCTCCCGCTTGCTGCTTCTCCAGCAAGCGGCGTACTACCAACGCCCTGGGCAGCCCAGCCCCATGGCGGCCGGCTCTTGCGTCTTGCCCCACCCCACGATCGCACCCGTGGCGCCCACCTCAACGGTTAAGAACTCTCGAACCTGAGGCAGCATCACCCTCCATGAGATGGAGCCCCGTGACAGCGATCCCGCCCCTCAATCTCTCACCTCATGACAGCAACACCCACGCCCACTCACAACCACTGACCAGCCCCGCAACACCCCGCCCCAGAGCGTCACCACCGCTCTCACCACCACCGACACCAAACCGAGAGATCGCAGGCACCTCAGGAGCACGAGCATCCTGAACACGGCAGGCTCGGCCGGCGCCAGATCATGACGCCGACCGGATGCTGTCCGCGTCATCGAGGTCGAGCGACGCGGCCGCGGTCAGGTGCTCGACGAACGTCTGGAAGTCCGTCGCCAGCGGGAGCTCCGTGTCGCCGTCCACGTCGAACCACGTCACGGACGGCTCCCCGCGCTCTCCGCATGCCCGGTAGTCGAGAGCGACCCAGCAGTGGCCGTCACCGGAGAGCAGGACCAGGGGAGACGGAAGACCCCACTCCTCGACCAAGTAGGCCGTGTCCAGCAATGACAGCTGGCTGTCGTGACGGCCGATGCCCATCATGTCGTCGAGTGGAACATGATTCTCGCTCCACGAAGTCGGCACGGCGGTCGGGAACGCGTTCCACAGATCCGCCACCAGGCCGCCGTTCTGGACCCGCAGAATCTCCAGCAACGAAGCTGGCAGACGGACACCGAGCCGCAGCTCGGCATCCTGAACGACCGCGTCGGTCAACGGTGCCTGCACCCCATACAGGCCCTCGCCCCAGAACGTCGCCTTAACCTCATCAAATCGAGCCACGAACGCATCCTATGAACTCCACGGACCGGCTTGACGATCTATAGGAGCTTCATCAGCCCCAGCCCCGGCACGGGGCGCGTTCCGGCTGATGAGGTCCTGGAGGAGCTCGCGGGTGGGCAGTGGCATCAGCCCCTCGGTGTCGAGGAGGTGCCACTGGCAGCCGGGAACGAGGTGGTCGAGCCGCTGGAACTCCCGGAGCTGGTAGAGCAGCAGCAGGGTGTCGAGGGCATGCTGTGCCGGTGGCCAGTCACGCTCCTTCAGCGTGCTGAGCAGGGCCAGGCCGGCCATCGCATAGCGGCAGTTCTGCCATTCCCTGGCTGCCTCGCCCAGCTGCCCTGCGGCGAGTTCATCCTCGGCGCGCGTGCACAGGTCCAGGGCCCATTGCCGTACGCCCTCCGCGGTTCTCCAGGCCCGTGCGAGGTCCTCCAGCGGAGCCGTGGCGGCCAGGTCACGCAGATGGTCGCGGGCATCCCGTACGGGGCCGAGTGCCAGATGGCCGTCGTCGGTCAGGACCGCGCCGGCGACCTCGGGGACGTCCTTGCGGGTGGTCTCGACGAGGGATGCGAGCGGGTTGGCCGTGGCGGTGGGGTTCATCGCGCGGAGCATGTCGCCGATGTCCTCCAGGGACATCGACCCGGTGATGACCGCGGCGGCCGCGGCCAGGGCGGCGTCCTTGGGGGTGGAGGGTGACGGGCCGGGGTTCTCGTCGAGGGAGGCGAGCTCGGCCGGGGGCCAGGTGTGCCCGCCGGCGCGGGCGAGGCGGGCGATGCCTTCGTCGATCCGCCGGGCCCGGGCGGGGACCAGGGTCACGGTCGGTCCTGCGTCGGCGATGTGGGCGGCGAGGTCGTCGAGCCGCTGGTCCGGGTCGCTGTCTGGTTCGTCGTCGCCGTGGACGGAGATGGTGTCCACCGCTGCCATGAAGGCGGCTCGCGCCGTCGGCTCGGGTACCGGGAGACCCTCGTCGAAGAGCAGCAGAGCCAGGTCCGTCGGGCGCTTGCCGCGGCCGGCGTGACGGGCGAGGCCGAGAACGAGGTCGAAGCTCTCGGGCGCCGGGCTGGAGGTGCTGCCCTTGCCGCGGCCCAGGCCTCCGCCGGGGATGTTGCCCGGCAGCAGGCGGCGGCTCCTCCAGACTTCCAGGTTCTTCTCGGTCACGGAGAGCCCGTGCCGGTGCGCGTGGTCGAGCAGCAGCTGATCGGCCGCGCTCGGAGTGTCGGTGGACATGCCAGGGAAGGTACCGGCGCCGCTCGCGGCCGTGGCCCGGCTGTCACCCCATCCGGTGGCTCCCCTCGGAACGGCAGCCACATGGCAACCCGATGGCGTAGCGGCGGCGGACGGCCATGGCTCCGGCGCCGTTTGGAGACCCCCCACCTGGGCCGGGTCCCCGCCCGGCCAGCCCGCTCAAATGGCGTGGAAACGGCAAGCCTGTGGCGTACCTACGCCGTGGCAGGCCGACCAGATTGGAGTCCGCGGCCGTGGACGACCTGCGGCCGCCGGACGACCCGACTCGTTGAGGAGCCCGGCATGCCCGCCAGCACGAACGCACCCCGCCCGGACCGCGATAACCAGGAGCTGCGCCTGGTCGTTCTCCTCCTGGCCCTGGCAGTGGGGCTGTTGGTGACGTCAGCAGCGGTCTACGTGGCCCTGGTCCACCCGTCGGCGGCCGAGCCGCTGGCGGTAGGCGCGGCTGTCCTGGGTGCCCTGACCGGCGCCGGTGGCCTGACCGCCCGCGTGCTCAGGCGCTGGCGGTGACCGGCCCCCGAGCCGCGTTTCGTACCCGGTCCGGCGCGTGAGCAAGGAAGGTGCTTCTGTGGAGTTCCGTACGATCCAGCGTCCCGCCGGCTCCTTCCAGCAGGGCATGACCATCGGGGACATCCAGGCGATCGTGCGGGCCGCGTTCGGCCGCCGCGCGGTGGTGGAGTCGGCGACGCCATCTCGGCACGCTGCGCCTGGAGCGAGATCGGCTCGGCAACGAGGCCGGTGTCGAGGGCTCCTATGGGGTGGTGGCCGAGGAGCCGGCCGCGCTGATCTGGCCATGGGGCAGGAGGAAGCAGCACCCGGGCTGGGTGGCGCCATTTCCTGGTGTGTTCACGCGGGATGCGGTTCGAGTCGACCTCGTCGAGCAGTCGGGCGGCGCCGGTCTCGGTGGTGCGGGCGTCGGGGCTGACGACGGTGAAACAGCCGAGCCACCCGGCGTTGGTGTGGGCGGGCACCGGGGCGGGCGTGGAACCGTACGGGTTCGTCCGCGCACTCCCCCGGGCCGATGGCCCAGGAGCAGGCCGCCGGCCCGCTCACCGAGGGCGCCCGGGGCCGTGGCGACGATCCCGGGCGTGGACGTACGGGCGGCGACACCGAGCTGCTGGAGACCGCGGCGCGCGGCTCATCTCTGTGCCCGGTGCTCCCTGAACAGTCGCCGTTGTCTCCAGAGAGCGGATGCCGCGAGCGTGGTCGTGGCCACGAGCAGGGAGCCCATGGCCCGTGTCGTGCGGCGGGCGCGGAGGGTGCGTCGGTGGGTGGCCAGTCCGGCGGCGAGGAAGTCCGTTTCGAGGGTGGTGAGTCCGCTCCGGCCGGTGCGGGAGGCGTGCGCGTCGAGCTGGGCGAGGCGGACCGGCGAGATCCGCACGCCGGGTTCCCGTCCGACCGCGTCCCAGGCGTCGGCCGCTTCGGTCAGCCACCGCTGGACGCGCATGTTCTCGCGGTCCCGCTCGATCCAGTCGCCCAGTCGGGGCCAGGCGTTGATCAGTGCCTCGTGCGCCAGTCCGACGGATGCCCCGTCGGAGGTGATCAGCCGGGCCCGGGTCAGTGATTCCAGGACCTCGTGGGTCTCCTGGTCCCCGCCGAGGGATTCGAGTTCGGCCCGCGTGACGGAGCGGCGGGTGTCGGGGGCCTTGCCGGACCCCGGGGTGATCATCCGTAGCAGGATCTGCCGTGTGATGTCCGCCCGCACGGTGTCGAGCCGGGTGTAGACGCCCTCGGCGCTCTGCGCGATGGCCCCTTGCAGGCCGCCGGCCCGCTCGTAGGCGTCCAGGGTGAGCGTACGGCCCTGCCGGCGAGTCCAGGTCTCAAGAAGGGCGTGGGACAGCAGGGGCAGTTCGAAGGTGTTGTCGGCGACGTCGGCGGTGAGCCGGGCCGTCAGCGCGCGTTCGACGACCAGTCCGTGCGCCCGAGCCGGTCCGACGATGGCCTCGCGCAGTTCGGCGGAACTCATGCGGGTCACGGTCAGGCTCGCGTCGCGTACGACCGAGGCGAGGCCTGGGTGGTCCAGGCAGCGCGGGACGAAGTCCGCGCGGATCCCGAGGACGACGCGGATCCCGCCGGACGGGCCCCGGTCCGCGAGGAGGGCCTTGACGAACTCCTCCCGTTCGACCGGGTCGTGACACAGAGTGAAGAGCTCTTCGAATTGGTCCACGATGAGGAAGACGGCGGACGGACGGGTGCCCGTGGACGACAGATGCGGGCCGTGGGTGGAGAGCGGGCGCTCGCCGGGGGTGATGATGCGGATCGTGGCGGGGCGCCGCGGGCTCTCCTCCCGCCCGCGCAGCCGGGGCACGAGTCCGGCGCGGAGGAGAGAGGACTTCCCGCTTCCCGACGGGCCGATCAGTGCGGAGACCCGCCGATCGCAGGTCAGTGTCCAGAGGTCGTCGACGAGGCGGTCCCGACCGAAGTAGAGGGCCTGGTCGGTGGGGTCGAACCGGGCCAGCCCTTTGTACGGGGGGTTCCCGCGGCCGGGGCGCTGTGCCGCGAGGGCCTTCGCCGCGTGGCGCCAGCGCGTTTCCCACGCCTCGGTGTCGCCGACGCCGCACGCCTCGACGTAAGCGAGGAGAACGGCGAGGGTGGGGAGCTGTTTCCCGGCCGCGGCCCGGGAGAGGGTGGCGACCGAGTAGGAGCAGTGCCGGGCCATCCGTTGGTACGGCGGGTTGCCGGCGGCGCGGCGGAGCCGGCGCAGGGCGTCGGCGAGCTCGGCGACCGGGCTCGCCGAGGCGTCGAGCGGATTCTCGTGTCGGCCCATGGCACTCCTGCTTTCCCCGTGGCGGCCTCCGAATCAACCGTCCCGCCGCGCCGTCCGCAAGAGGAATTCACGCCTCTGGGAGTGGCGGGGATTGTTTCGTGGCGCGAGGGGGCCTGCGCAACAAACCGTTTCAGGGCGGCAGTTGGGCACCACGGGGGCCGGCGGGCTGGGACGGGACCGAGCGATCCGGCGGGTTCGGGAGAGTTCGGCGGTCCCGCTCAGACCTGGGGAGCCAGTGGATTCAGCGGACTGGAGGAGACGGTTGAACGGGGTGGATCCGGCGTCGGCGGCGGTGGAAGCGGTGGCACGTGCCGCGCTCACCGCCGTGGGCGGAGCAGGCGGCGACATGATCGCCGGCCTGGTGCGCGGCCGGCTGCGGGACGTGAACCAGGGAGCGACCAGGCCATCACCAAGATCCGAAAGGGCGTTCCGGCCACGCTCGCGGCCGTCGTCGCGGTGGTCGTCGTGCTGGTCCTGGCCGTGTACGGGCTGGCCCGGCTCACCACGGGCGGCGACGGGTCCTCGTCGCTCAGACCCGACGGGCGCCGGGTCAGCGTGCTCAAGGACCCCGAGACGGTGACGGCCATCGCCCCCGACCTGCACAGCATGCCGACCGGCTGGACCGCCACGTCCTCGCCGCGCGTCGAATCGGGTGGAGACGCCTGTTCCGCGTCGACGGAGCGGCAGTGCGAAGGGGTCCTTTCGGTGGCCCGGTCGTCCTTCCGCAACGCGTACGACCAGTCCGCCTTCTTCCTGGTGACCGCCTGTGCCTCGGCCGACGCCGCCCGACGTGTCTACGAGGACCTCGCGGGACAGCCGGCGGACCCCGCCGCGCGGGCCCAGACGACCTGACGGAAGCCGTCGGAACCTGCACGGGATCACAGGCCGACCTGAGCACATTCACACGGCGACCGGGCAGACCGACAGCGCGATGGCACCACCACGAACCGGACGACGCCTGAGCAGCCCCGGCCGAGGCGGCTCCCACCACACTTCATGAACCGTCATCGGCGAACGAGAACATTCCGCGCCCGAAGGGCCGCGCAACATTCGTAGAACAACCAAGGTCTGGCTTCGCCAAGGACCGTCACCACGGCTCATGGGTCTTCATGGAGGAGACCTGTGAACCGGTCCACGTCCGTCACGTTACTCGCCGTTCTGGGAATCATGGGGGGGCTGGGCTCGTCAGCGCCCCGCCTGCGATCGGCGCCACCGGCCCTGTCGGCATCGCCGCGTCGGGATCGGTGGCGCTGCCCACCGCCGGGGTCCTCGGCATCGGTGCACACGTCTATACCTCGAGGAACACCGGAATCTACTCGGGACCCGGCCTGAGCACGCCCCGGATCGGCACCGCGTGGGCCGGCGACAACGTAGAATCAGCCTGGATCTCCTGAGATCGCGCCGAGCCCGCCCTGAAACCGCCTACGAGCAAGAGTTCGCGAACCTCGTGGTGACACCCGACTACGGCCCCGCGCCGGACGATCAGGTGGCGCTGGCCGATTCGGTCGGCCTCGCCCTGCTCATCGTGCTGGACTCCCTCACCCCGAGCGAACGCCTGGCGTTCGTCCTGCACGACATGTTCGCGGTCCCGTTCCAGGAAATCGGCCAGATCCTGGGCAAATCCACCGACGCCGCCAAGATGGTCGCCAGCCGTGCCCGCCGCAAGGTCCAAGCCAAGGACCGGCCGGCGGGCCCCGGCGGCGAGCGCCGAGAGGTCGTCCGGGCATTCGGCGCCGCCGCCCTCAGCGGCGACTTCGAAGCGCTCCTGCGTGTCCTCGACCCGGACGTGAAGCTGACCGTCGACACTCCCGACGGCGTGGTCGTCACCCTCGGCGCCACCAAGGTCGCCGCCGGCGCCCGCATGTTCTCCGGCGAGGTCGCCCGCCAACGACCCGTACTGGTCAACGGCATCCCCGGTCACATGTCCTGGGGCCCCGACGGAACACCTCTCTCCGTCATCGCCTTCACCGTCGCCGAAGACCGGATCACCAGCATCCGCATCGTCGTCGACCCGGCCAAACTCGCCTCCGTCCATCTGCCCACCCCGCACTGAGCCGGTGCCGTCAGGGTCTGCCCGTGTAGGTGCACGTCATCCCGGGCCGACCACGCCCGACGAGCAGGCGGCTCGGACGCGGGGTCGGTTCTCGGCGGAGCCGGCTCACCTCGTCGAGGCCATCGGATGGCCGACCGGCCCGCTGCCGGCGACGCAGATCCATCTGTCGAGGCCCACGGGGCGTAGGGGTTCTCGCACACCTTCTGAACCGGCTGAGGCGAAGAGATGATTCTGTTCCCGTAGCCACATGGCCGCCTGTTTCGGCGGATCAGCCGCGGTCGAGGCGCGGCAGCGACGCACAGAGGCGCACGGGCAACTCCGGCAGGACTTTGTGG
The sequence above is a segment of the Streptomyces sp. NBC_01255 genome. Coding sequences within it:
- the tpg gene encoding telomere-protecting terminal protein Tpg, with the translated sequence MGEIDDAIERADREAFTKDPPKTLKGQIGYLLKQLGSAKAVASEIGVTADSVNRYRRGARKHARADVAAKIDDAVRQRWQPMVRKRRQKKAATTTGITVETRARFGYTAPVGTTDDGRFRRLTVHLPPRYAQRLFDARNTGASDQQMRGIIAEGLKEIYFQDGGGRATGLSGVTLNDIDYLDLDY
- a CDS encoding SMI1/KNR4 family protein is translated as MARFDEVKATFWGEGLYGVQAPLTDAVVQDAELRLGVRLPASLLEILRVQNGGLVADLWNAFPTAVPTSWSENHVPLDDMMGIGRHDSQLSLLDTAYLVEEWGLPSPLVLLSGDGHCWVALDYRACGERGEPSVTWFDVDGDTELPLATDFQTFVEHLTAAASLDLDDADSIRSAS
- a CDS encoding nSTAND1 domain-containing NTPase; the encoded protein is MGRHENPLDASASPVAELADALRRLRRAAGNPPYQRMARHCSYSVATLSRAAAGKQLPTLAVLLAYVEACGVGDTEAWETRWRHAAKALAAQRPGRGNPPYKGLARFDPTDQALYFGRDRLVDDLWTLTCDRRVSALIGPSGSGKSSLLRAGLVPRLRGREESPRRPATIRIITPGERPLSTHGPHLSSTGTRPSAVFLIVDQFEELFTLCHDPVEREEFVKALLADRGPSGGIRVVLGIRADFVPRCLDHPGLASVVRDASLTVTRMSSAELREAIVGPARAHGLVVERALTARLTADVADNTFELPLLSHALLETWTRRQGRTLTLDAYERAGGLQGAIAQSAEGVYTRLDTVRADITRQILLRMITPGSGKAPDTRRSVTRAELESLGGDQETHEVLESLTRARLITSDGASVGLAHEALINAWPRLGDWIERDRENMRVQRWLTEAADAWDAVGREPGVRISPVRLAQLDAHASRTGRSGLTTLETDFLAAGLATHRRTLRARRTTRAMGSLLVATTTLAASALWRQRRLFREHRAQR